Proteins co-encoded in one Streptomyces sp. NBC_01283 genomic window:
- a CDS encoding aminotransferase class I/II-fold pyridoxal phosphate-dependent enzyme: MLGEYRIEGRRAAEIAASVERAVGGGDLEPGQLLPPMRELAERLGVNPNTVAAAYRTLRERGVIETAGRRGSRVRPKPATTVRELIRVDVPDGVRDVSNGNPDTALLPPLAEAFAAAAAEGDRRPVLYGEEAVDPEMTRHARVALDEDGVPDGPVAVTSGSLDAIERVLAAHLKPGDAVAVEDPGWGSLLDLMPVLGLRTVPVGVDDDGPLPADVEEALRGGVRALVVTDRAQNPTGAAISAPRARALRKVLSAHKDVLLVEDDHGHAIVDLPLHPLAGVTRSWAFIRSTAKAYGPDLRLALLTGDPVTVDRVQGRQRLGPGWVSHVSQRAVVRLWTDGAVDTGEVAASYGKRRDALIAALALRGVTAHGRSGMNVWVPVPDETGAVARLLHAGWAVAPGARFRMSARPGVRITVSTLRGEDIEAVADAVASATGPAPARRYE, encoded by the coding sequence GTGCTAGGAGAGTATCGGATCGAAGGCCGACGCGCAGCTGAGATCGCTGCCAGCGTGGAGCGCGCGGTGGGTGGCGGGGACCTCGAACCAGGTCAACTCCTGCCGCCCATGCGTGAGTTGGCGGAGCGGCTCGGGGTGAATCCCAATACGGTGGCCGCCGCCTACCGCACGCTGCGCGAACGCGGCGTCATCGAGACGGCGGGGCGGCGCGGCAGCCGCGTACGCCCCAAGCCCGCGACGACGGTGCGTGAGCTGATCCGGGTGGACGTGCCGGACGGCGTGCGCGACGTGTCGAACGGCAATCCGGACACCGCGCTGCTTCCGCCGCTCGCCGAGGCGTTCGCGGCGGCCGCCGCGGAGGGTGACCGGCGTCCCGTGCTGTACGGGGAGGAGGCCGTGGACCCGGAAATGACCCGCCACGCGCGCGTGGCCCTCGACGAGGACGGGGTGCCGGACGGTCCTGTCGCCGTCACCTCCGGATCCCTCGACGCCATCGAGCGCGTGCTCGCGGCCCACCTCAAGCCCGGCGACGCGGTGGCGGTCGAGGATCCCGGCTGGGGCAGCCTGCTCGATCTGATGCCGGTGCTCGGACTGCGGACGGTGCCGGTGGGTGTCGACGACGACGGGCCGTTGCCCGCCGACGTGGAGGAGGCGCTGCGCGGCGGCGTCCGGGCGCTGGTCGTGACCGACCGTGCCCAGAATCCGACGGGTGCCGCGATCAGTGCTCCACGCGCGCGTGCGCTGCGAAAAGTCCTCTCCGCGCACAAGGATGTGCTGCTCGTCGAGGACGACCACGGGCACGCCATCGTCGATCTGCCGCTGCACCCGCTGGCGGGCGTGACCCGCAGCTGGGCCTTCATCCGCTCCACCGCCAAGGCGTACGGCCCTGACCTGCGCCTCGCCCTGCTCACCGGGGACCCCGTCACCGTCGACCGCGTCCAGGGGCGGCAGCGGCTCGGCCCCGGGTGGGTGAGTCACGTGTCGCAGCGCGCCGTCGTGCGGTTGTGGACGGACGGGGCGGTGGACACGGGCGAGGTGGCTGCGTCGTACGGGAAGCGGCGTGACGCCCTGATCGCCGCGCTCGCCCTGCGGGGCGTCACGGCGCACGGGCGCAGCGGCATGAACGTATGGGTGCCCGTGCCGGACGAGACCGGGGCGGTCGCCAGGCTGCTGCACGCGGGGTGGGCCGTCGCTCCGGGGGCGCGCTTCCGGATGAGCGCGCGGCCCGGGGTGCGGATCACGGTGTCGACGCTCCGGGGCGAGGACATCGAAGCGGTGGCGGACGCGGTCGCATCCGCCACCGGGCCTGCTCCCGCGCGGCGTTATGAGTGA
- a CDS encoding PhzF family phenazine biosynthesis protein — translation MPTSHRIRIVDAFTDRPFSGNPAGVLLLDAFPDDAWLQSVAAEVNHAETAFAHRLPAGGEADWALRWFTPATEVDLCGHATLATAHVLQVTGSAEGPVRFATRSGVLTTTAHADGTVTMDFPTAPLTPAATPDGLAQALGAQPLAVHDAGTNLGDLLVEFADEKTVRSLAPDHTALTQHSERGIIATAPAEDPARGYDFVSRCFFPRLGIDEDPVTGSAHTALAPFWSHRLGRPELTGLQASARSGLVRTELRGDRTLLTGRAVTVIEGDLYA, via the coding sequence ATGCCGACTTCTCACCGCATTCGCATCGTCGACGCCTTCACCGACCGCCCCTTCTCGGGCAACCCCGCAGGAGTCCTCCTCCTCGACGCCTTCCCCGACGACGCCTGGCTCCAGAGCGTGGCCGCGGAGGTCAACCACGCCGAGACCGCCTTCGCCCACCGCCTCCCCGCGGGCGGCGAAGCCGACTGGGCGCTGCGGTGGTTCACGCCCGCCACCGAGGTCGACCTCTGCGGCCACGCCACGCTCGCCACGGCCCACGTCCTCCAGGTCACCGGCTCCGCCGAAGGCCCCGTACGGTTCGCCACCCGCAGCGGCGTCCTGACCACGACCGCCCACGCCGACGGCACCGTCACGATGGACTTCCCGACCGCCCCGCTCACCCCGGCCGCGACACCCGACGGCCTGGCACAAGCGCTCGGCGCCCAGCCGCTCGCGGTGCATGACGCCGGGACGAACCTCGGCGACCTGCTGGTCGAGTTCGCCGACGAGAAGACGGTGCGCTCCCTCGCCCCGGACCACACGGCCCTCACCCAGCACTCCGAGCGCGGCATCATCGCCACCGCACCCGCCGAAGACCCCGCCCGCGGCTACGACTTCGTCTCCCGGTGCTTCTTCCCGCGCCTCGGCATCGACGAGGACCCGGTGACCGGCAGCGCCCACACGGCCCTGGCCCCCTTCTGGTCCCATCGCCTGGGCCGCCCGGAGCTCACCGGCCTGCAGGCATCGGCCCGCAGCGGCCTCGTCCGCACGGAACTGCGCGGCGACCGCACCCTCCTGACGGGCCGCGCGGTCACCGTCATCGAGGGCGACCTGTACGCCTGA
- a CDS encoding CPBP family intramembrane glutamic endopeptidase, producing the protein MQAESGPLAGSFRGEGPSRRILRDETLLVLALSLGASGVSALISFVGSVTKPGGLKDQAATMNASAAPGRPWLDLAWQLFGITTALVPVALVAHFLIREGAGLRSIGFDRSRPWPDLGRGAEVAAVIGSTGIAFYLAARGLGFNLTVVPEDLPDVWWKFPVLVLSAVQNAVLEEVIVVGYLLRRFGQLGWTPMAALAGSSVLRGSYHLYQGIGGFIGNMAMGVVFVLLYRRWGRVGPLVVAHSLLDIGAFVGYALLAGKVGWLPTP; encoded by the coding sequence GTGCAAGCGGAGTCCGGGCCGTTGGCCGGTTCTTTTCGGGGTGAGGGGCCATCGCGACGGATCCTCCGGGACGAGACGCTGCTCGTCCTGGCGCTCTCACTGGGCGCGAGCGGTGTGTCCGCGCTGATCAGCTTTGTCGGATCGGTCACCAAACCGGGTGGTCTGAAGGATCAGGCGGCGACCATGAACGCGTCGGCCGCTCCGGGGCGGCCATGGCTTGATCTCGCGTGGCAATTGTTCGGGATCACGACCGCGTTGGTGCCGGTGGCCCTGGTCGCGCACTTCCTGATCCGGGAGGGCGCGGGGCTGCGTTCGATCGGCTTCGACCGGAGCCGGCCGTGGCCGGACCTGGGGCGCGGGGCGGAGGTCGCCGCGGTGATCGGCAGCACCGGGATCGCCTTCTATCTGGCGGCGCGGGGGCTGGGGTTCAACCTGACGGTGGTGCCGGAGGATCTGCCCGACGTGTGGTGGAAGTTCCCGGTGCTCGTGCTGTCCGCGGTGCAGAACGCGGTGCTCGAGGAAGTGATCGTCGTCGGCTATCTGCTGCGCAGATTCGGCCAGTTGGGGTGGACGCCGATGGCCGCGCTGGCCGGGAGCTCGGTGCTGCGCGGCTCGTACCACCTCTACCAGGGCATCGGCGGGTTCATCGGGAACATGGCGATGGGCGTGGTCTTCGTGCTCCTGTACCGGCGGTGGGGGCGGGTCGGGCCGCTGGTGGTGGCCCATTCGCTGCTGGATATCGGCGCGTTCGTCGGGTACGCGTTGCTTGCGGGGAAGGTGGGGTGGCTGCCCACGCCTTAG
- a CDS encoding DMT family transporter produces the protein MPVEASQGNQTGSRPSQGRGVGLGLALGSAVVFGGSGVAAKPLIEAGLDPLHVVWLRVAGAALVMLPVAWKHRALLLRRPALLLGFGLLAVAGVQACYFAAISRIPVGVALLVEYLAPALVLGWVRFVQRRPVTRAAAVGVVLAVGGLACVVEVWAGLSFDAVGLLLALGAACCQVGYFVLSDQGSDAGDDAPDPLGVIAYGLLIGAMVLTVVARPWGMDWSVLAGSADMDGTAVPAWALIGWIVLVATVVAYVTGVLAVRRLSPQVAGVVACLEAVVATVLAWVMLGEHLSAPQIIGGAVVLAGAFIAQSSTPAKPRQGPGAGGLPEPEEQLSSTGTAI, from the coding sequence GTGCCGGTGGAAGCGTCTCAGGGGAATCAGACAGGCTCGCGGCCGAGCCAGGGGAGAGGCGTCGGTCTGGGGCTCGCCCTGGGGTCGGCGGTCGTCTTCGGCGGATCGGGCGTGGCGGCCAAGCCGCTGATCGAGGCGGGCCTGGACCCGCTCCACGTGGTGTGGCTGCGGGTGGCGGGCGCCGCCCTGGTGATGCTGCCGGTCGCCTGGAAGCACCGCGCTCTGCTGCTCCGCAGGCCCGCGCTCCTGCTCGGCTTCGGCCTGCTCGCCGTCGCCGGTGTCCAGGCCTGCTACTTCGCGGCGATCTCCCGCATCCCCGTCGGTGTCGCGCTCCTGGTCGAGTACCTCGCGCCCGCGCTCGTCCTCGGCTGGGTGCGCTTCGTGCAGCGGCGTCCCGTGACGCGCGCCGCGGCGGTGGGCGTGGTGCTCGCCGTCGGTGGGCTCGCCTGCGTCGTCGAGGTGTGGGCCGGTCTGAGCTTCGATGCCGTGGGGCTACTCCTCGCGCTGGGCGCCGCGTGCTGCCAGGTCGGCTACTTCGTCCTCTCCGACCAGGGCAGCGACGCGGGCGACGACGCTCCCGACCCGCTCGGCGTCATCGCGTACGGACTGCTGATCGGTGCCATGGTGCTGACCGTTGTGGCGCGGCCCTGGGGCATGGACTGGTCGGTGCTCGCCGGGAGTGCGGACATGGACGGCACGGCCGTGCCCGCGTGGGCGCTCATCGGCTGGATCGTGCTCGTCGCGACCGTCGTGGCGTACGTCACCGGGGTGCTCGCCGTGCGCCGGCTCTCGCCGCAGGTGGCGGGCGTCGTGGCCTGCCTGGAAGCGGTCGTCGCCACCGTGCTCGCCTGGGTCATGCTGGGCGAACACCTGTCGGCGCCGCAGATCATCGGGGGTGCGGTGGTGCTCGCGGGGGCGTTCATCGCCCAGTCGTCCACGCCCGCCAAGCCCCGCCAGGGGCCGGGCGCGGGCGGGCTGCCCGAGCCGGAAGAGCAGTTGTCGTCGACCGGTACCGCCATCTAG
- a CDS encoding SRPBCC family protein — protein sequence MAEVSAEARIEAPAEKVWAQLTDFSSYGEWNATHTSFPNGAPTTLETGGTFAENMKLMGFPAEVSWTIEELESERTLAIRGKGPMGVTVGTRYSLYPDGDATNVRIDGEFTGAAVSLMAGKLKDSATAALNESLRKLSGLVT from the coding sequence ATGGCCGAAGTCAGCGCGGAAGCACGGATCGAGGCGCCCGCCGAGAAGGTCTGGGCCCAGCTCACCGACTTCTCCTCGTACGGCGAGTGGAACGCCACGCACACCAGTTTCCCGAACGGCGCCCCCACCACACTGGAGACGGGCGGCACGTTCGCGGAGAACATGAAGCTGATGGGCTTCCCCGCCGAGGTCAGCTGGACGATCGAGGAGCTGGAGAGCGAGCGCACCCTGGCCATCAGGGGCAAGGGGCCGATGGGCGTGACGGTCGGCACCCGCTACAGCCTCTACCCTGACGGCGACGCGACGAACGTACGCATAGACGGGGAGTTCACGGGCGCGGCGGTCTCCTTGATGGCGGGCAAGCTGAAGGACTCGGCGACGGCCGCGCTCAACGAGTCGCTGCGGAAGCTGTCGGGCCTGGTGACCTGA
- a CDS encoding DMT family transporter produces MSTSASSASSVSGLSVGRGLFYLIVAGTAWGTAGAAAALVFDASDMGPVSLSFWRCAGGFVLLFAVRMMRARRRSTVAAAGAPLRRRLPRIVATGVALAVFQTAYFAAVESTGLAVGTVVTMGAGPVLIAIGARFTMGERLGLGGVVAVAGALAGLMVLVLGGGGASVRPLGVGWGLLSAAAYATMTLLTRWWGRDGSADSSDTTVWSFAVVSVCLLPLAAVEGLVPHAAEPARMGLYLLYIVVIPTAVAYALYFAGAAVIRSATVSVITLLEPLSAAVIAVVLLGEELTVSTVLGTLLMLAAVTGLAVAETRGAVAARRETALVSDLV; encoded by the coding sequence GTGTCGACTTCTGCCTCTTCTGCCTCCTCTGTCTCCGGTCTGTCCGTCGGACGAGGCCTCTTCTATCTGATCGTCGCCGGTACGGCCTGGGGTACCGCCGGTGCCGCCGCCGCGCTGGTCTTCGACGCCAGTGACATGGGGCCGGTCAGCCTGTCCTTCTGGCGCTGCGCGGGCGGCTTCGTGCTGCTGTTCGCCGTCCGCATGATGCGGGCGCGCCGCCGGTCCACGGTCGCCGCCGCGGGTGCGCCGCTGCGGCGCAGGCTGCCGCGCATCGTGGCGACCGGCGTGGCGCTCGCCGTGTTCCAGACCGCCTACTTCGCGGCCGTCGAGTCGACCGGACTCGCGGTCGGCACGGTGGTCACGATGGGGGCGGGACCCGTACTCATCGCGATCGGGGCCCGGTTCACCATGGGGGAGCGGCTCGGGCTCGGCGGCGTCGTCGCGGTGGCCGGGGCGCTGGCCGGGCTCATGGTGCTCGTCCTCGGCGGCGGTGGTGCGAGCGTGCGGCCGCTCGGCGTCGGGTGGGGGCTGCTCTCGGCGGCCGCGTACGCCACGATGACGCTGCTCACGAGGTGGTGGGGGCGGGACGGCAGCGCCGACTCGTCCGACACGACGGTCTGGTCGTTCGCCGTGGTGTCCGTCTGCCTGCTGCCGCTCGCCGCGGTGGAGGGCCTCGTCCCGCACGCCGCCGAGCCGGCGCGGATGGGCCTGTACCTGCTGTACATCGTCGTGATCCCGACGGCGGTCGCCTACGCCCTGTACTTCGCGGGCGCCGCCGTCATCCGGTCCGCGACCGTCTCCGTGATCACGCTCCTCGAACCCCTGAGCGCCGCGGTCATCGCGGTCGTGCTCCTCGGCGAGGAACTCACCGTGTCGACGGTGCTCGGCACCCTGCTGATGCTGGCCGCAGTGACGGGGCTCGCGGTCGCGGAGACGCGGGGCGCGGTTGCCGCGCGGCGGGAGACGGCGCTGGTGTCGGACCTGGTGTGA
- a CDS encoding PadR family transcriptional regulator — MRSHGYEHEHGRGKCGPGHEGRGGFEGRRAAFGPFGPGFGGPGGPGGPWGGRGGRGGPRGRARRGDVRASILALLKDRPMHGYEMIQEIAERSGGAWKPSPGSVYPTLQLLEDEGLISSASEGGKKLFSLTDAGRTAADEGPDAPWEEAGRGVDWEALSEIRQAGFGLMEAFGQVWKTGSKEQREKALTVINDARKKLYLILADED; from the coding sequence ATGCGTTCCCATGGATATGAGCACGAACACGGACGTGGAAAGTGTGGCCCCGGGCATGAAGGCCGGGGCGGCTTCGAGGGGCGGCGCGCGGCGTTCGGCCCCTTCGGGCCCGGCTTCGGCGGCCCCGGTGGGCCCGGCGGCCCCTGGGGCGGTCGTGGCGGCAGGGGCGGTCCGCGAGGCAGGGCGAGGCGCGGTGACGTACGCGCGTCGATCCTTGCTCTCCTGAAGGACCGGCCGATGCACGGCTACGAGATGATCCAGGAGATCGCCGAGCGCAGCGGCGGGGCGTGGAAGCCCAGCCCCGGTTCGGTGTACCCGACCCTCCAGCTCCTGGAGGACGAGGGCCTGATCAGCAGCGCGAGCGAGGGCGGCAAGAAGCTCTTCTCGCTCACCGACGCCGGTCGCACCGCGGCCGACGAAGGTCCCGACGCGCCTTGGGAAGAGGCCGGGCGCGGGGTCGACTGGGAGGCGCTGAGCGAGATCCGGCAGGCCGGTTTCGGTCTGATGGAGGCATTCGGCCAGGTCTGGAAGACCGGCAGCAAGGAACAGCGCGAGAAGGCTCTCACGGTCATCAACGACGCCCGTAAGAAGCTGTATCTGATCCTCGCCGATGAGGACTGA
- a CDS encoding DMT family transporter, giving the protein MSVTTPPGSATTTSPTSPPSAAGSAGPKRRRALGWQLRFGILSLIWGFSFLLIKVGTEGYAPFQVTLGRLVFGTAVVAVVLVMKRERLPHGARTWAHLTVSALLLNALPFSLFAYAELTIPSTLAGICNATSPLWGMALSMVALSEDRPTRRRVAGLGIGFLGVLTVLGAWQGFSGLDFRGTSMALLASLSYPVGWIYVRRTLAGSGHSNLSLTGAQLLVATAELAVVTPLFTSLPTHFPVGPLLAIVALGAVGTGLAFLIQYGLVAEVGPTTAQMVTYFVPVIATAAGVAVLGESLSWSTPVGAVIVLAGAALTQSRPRARPTVPSVPPRQDGTRNEPITHSHARSRPGHS; this is encoded by the coding sequence ATGAGCGTCACCACCCCTCCCGGCTCCGCCACCACCACGTCCCCCACCTCCCCGCCCTCCGCTGCCGGTTCTGCCGGCCCGAAGCGCCGCCGCGCCCTCGGCTGGCAGCTCCGCTTCGGCATCCTCTCGCTGATCTGGGGCTTCAGCTTCCTCCTGATCAAGGTCGGCACGGAGGGCTACGCCCCGTTCCAGGTCACCCTGGGACGGCTGGTGTTCGGCACCGCGGTCGTCGCGGTCGTCCTCGTGATGAAGCGCGAGCGGCTCCCGCACGGGGCACGGACCTGGGCGCACCTCACCGTCTCCGCACTGCTGCTCAACGCCCTGCCGTTCTCGCTCTTCGCGTACGCGGAGCTGACGATCCCGTCCACGCTCGCCGGCATCTGCAACGCGACCTCGCCCCTGTGGGGCATGGCGCTCTCCATGGTCGCCCTCTCCGAGGACCGGCCCACACGGCGCAGGGTCGCGGGGCTCGGCATCGGATTCCTCGGCGTGCTCACGGTGCTGGGCGCCTGGCAGGGCTTCAGCGGACTCGACTTCCGTGGCACGTCGATGGCGCTGCTCGCCTCGCTGAGCTATCCGGTCGGCTGGATCTACGTGCGCCGCACCCTGGCCGGTTCCGGCCACTCGAACCTCTCGCTGACCGGTGCCCAGCTCCTGGTCGCGACCGCCGAGCTGGCCGTCGTGACACCGCTGTTCACGTCGCTGCCCACCCACTTCCCCGTCGGGCCGCTCCTCGCGATCGTGGCACTGGGTGCCGTCGGCACCGGACTCGCCTTCCTGATTCAGTACGGCCTCGTCGCCGAGGTCGGTCCGACGACGGCCCAGATGGTCACGTACTTCGTCCCGGTCATCGCCACCGCCGCGGGCGTCGCCGTACTCGGCGAGTCCTTGAGCTGGTCGACGCCGGTCGGCGCGGTGATCGTCCTGGCAGGCGCAGCCCTCACCCAGTCCAGGCCACGAGCCCGGCCCACCGTGCCATCCGTGCCACCCAGGCAGGACGGCACGCGGAACGAGCCGATCACGCATAGCCACGCGCGAAGCCGGCCTGGTCACTCATAA
- a CDS encoding putative protein N(5)-glutamine methyltransferase encodes MSASPSSPASPSMTSLTPSAVVTRLRAAGCVFAEDEAALLVGAARDPAELASMVERRVTGQPLEHVLGWAEFRGLRIAVDVGVFVPRRRTEFLVRQAAALAPPGAVVVDLCCGSGALGAALGAAVGRVELYAADIDPAAVRCARRNVADAGGRVYEGDLYEPLPDALRGRVDVLLANVPYVPTEEVGLLPPEARVHEARVALDGGADGLDVLRRVTADAAHWLAPGGRLLFETSERQVPYALKAVAGGGLVPRSVGDEEMYATVVIGTRPA; translated from the coding sequence ATGTCGGCTTCACCTTCGTCACCCGCGTCACCGTCCATGACGTCCCTCACCCCTTCCGCCGTCGTCACCAGGCTGCGCGCCGCCGGCTGCGTCTTCGCCGAGGACGAGGCGGCGCTGCTCGTCGGCGCCGCGCGTGACCCCGCCGAACTCGCCTCCATGGTGGAGCGGCGCGTCACCGGTCAGCCGCTCGAACACGTCCTGGGGTGGGCGGAGTTCCGCGGGCTTCGGATCGCCGTGGACGTGGGCGTCTTCGTGCCCCGGCGGCGTACCGAGTTCCTCGTGCGGCAGGCCGCCGCCCTCGCCCCGCCCGGTGCCGTCGTCGTCGACCTGTGCTGCGGATCGGGCGCTCTCGGGGCCGCGCTCGGCGCCGCGGTCGGCCGGGTCGAGCTGTACGCCGCCGACATCGACCCCGCCGCCGTGCGGTGTGCGCGGCGCAACGTCGCCGATGCGGGGGGACGGGTGTACGAGGGCGATCTCTACGAGCCGTTGCCGGACGCACTCCGGGGCCGCGTCGACGTACTGCTGGCGAACGTCCCCTACGTACCGACCGAAGAGGTCGGTCTGCTGCCGCCGGAAGCCCGCGTCCATGAGGCGCGCGTGGCGCTCGACGGCGGAGCGGACGGCCTGGACGTTCTGCGGCGGGTGACCGCGGACGCGGCGCACTGGCTGGCGCCCGGCGGCCGGCTGCTGTTCGAGACGAGCGAGCGACAGGTGCCGTACGCGCTGAAAGCGGTCGCCGGGGGCGGTCTCGTGCCGCGGTCGGTGGGCGACGAGGAGATGTACGCGACGGTCGTCATCGGGACGCGGCCCGCTTAG
- a CDS encoding pyridoxamine 5'-phosphate oxidase family protein — MSVASESGIETTNDTASYAPTDLTVPTRGRDRAAYDQELVHAILDEAYVCHLGFVRDGAPVVLPTLYGRVGERLYVHGSTGSRPLRMAGDAPREDPGLAVCLTVTHVDGLVLARSAFHHSINYRSVVIHGTAHQVTDPEEKRTALDALVDHVVPGRSADSRPANAKELAATAVLSLDLAAVSAKVRTGGPNDDPEDLGLPHWAGVVPLSKGHDPLVPSADLAPGIDTPDYLIEL, encoded by the coding sequence ATGAGCGTCGCATCCGAGTCCGGCATCGAGACCACCAACGACACCGCCTCGTACGCGCCGACCGACCTCACCGTCCCCACCCGCGGGCGGGACCGGGCGGCGTACGACCAGGAGCTGGTGCACGCGATACTCGACGAGGCCTACGTCTGCCACCTCGGTTTCGTGCGGGACGGCGCCCCCGTCGTCCTGCCGACGCTGTACGGCCGGGTGGGCGAGCGCCTGTACGTGCACGGTTCGACGGGTTCCCGGCCGCTGCGGATGGCGGGCGACGCCCCGCGGGAGGACCCGGGCCTCGCGGTCTGCCTGACCGTCACCCATGTCGATGGCCTCGTCCTCGCCAGGTCGGCCTTCCACCACTCCATCAACTACCGCTCCGTGGTGATCCACGGCACCGCCCACCAGGTCACGGACCCGGAGGAGAAGCGCACCGCCCTGGACGCGCTCGTCGACCACGTCGTGCCCGGCCGCTCCGCCGACTCGCGCCCCGCGAACGCGAAGGAGCTCGCGGCGACCGCCGTACTCAGCCTCGACCTCGCCGCGGTCTCCGCCAAGGTGCGCACCGGCGGCCCGAACGACGACCCCGAGGACCTCGGCCTCCCCCACTGGGCCGGCGTCGTCCCGCTGAGCAAGGGCCACGACCCGCTCGTCCCGTCGGCGGACCTCGCCCCCGGCATCGACACACCCGACTACCTGATCGAGCTGTGA
- a CDS encoding Clp protease N-terminal domain-containing protein, which translates to MQSRTPQGAEPGPTRTETDSRVSAALASVVAGARRRAVRDGDRQIDTAHLLHSLLEADPEVRAVFDEGAQVARLLGYLVQRSIGYGLQWQGTVEDSGAVPVVGAGQGAPVKETGWSPSASAAMEAAIERADLRGEPWALGLDLLAGLLADPDNRAVEVLARAGADAQVILRRIEADPLTGAAADAFADPYAETPVD; encoded by the coding sequence GTGCAAAGCCGTACCCCGCAGGGCGCCGAGCCCGGCCCTACCCGAACAGAGACCGACTCCCGAGTGAGCGCCGCGCTGGCGTCGGTGGTGGCCGGCGCGCGCCGGCGTGCGGTTCGGGACGGGGACCGGCAGATCGACACCGCGCATCTGCTGCACTCCCTCCTGGAGGCCGACCCCGAGGTGCGGGCGGTCTTCGACGAGGGGGCGCAAGTGGCGCGGCTCCTCGGCTATCTCGTCCAGCGCAGCATCGGGTACGGCCTGCAGTGGCAGGGGACGGTCGAGGACTCCGGAGCGGTGCCTGTGGTGGGGGCGGGCCAGGGTGCCCCCGTGAAGGAGACGGGCTGGTCGCCGTCCGCGAGTGCCGCCATGGAGGCGGCCATCGAGCGGGCCGACCTCCGTGGCGAACCGTGGGCACTGGGCCTCGACCTTCTGGCGGGGCTTCTCGCCGACCCGGACAACCGCGCGGTCGAGGTCCTGGCTCGGGCAGGGGCCGACGCGCAGGTGATCCTCCGGCGGATCGAGGCCGATCCGCTCACCGGGGCCGCCGCTGACGCGTTCGCCGATCCGTACGCGGAGACGCCCGTCGACTGA
- a CDS encoding FMN-binding negative transcriptional regulator, with amino-acid sequence MLIHPWDAPRSDAEWQQWLAGHDFGQLAVNGLPGEPPHVQPAHFAFEPGHGPLGRVITHLARPNPLWPALEADPEVLLSVVDDYVYVPGPWQAPPDTPPEHGVPTSFYAAVQLRCTARVVDDPEEKAELLNRQVAHFQPEGGSAPAAVGEAPFGRMLSGIRALCLEVTDVRAKFKYASHKPQDVQDRIAAGLADRAGPRDAAARDHQLRRR; translated from the coding sequence ATGCTGATCCACCCCTGGGACGCGCCGCGCTCCGACGCCGAGTGGCAGCAATGGCTCGCGGGCCACGACTTCGGGCAGCTCGCCGTGAACGGCCTGCCCGGAGAGCCCCCGCACGTACAGCCCGCGCACTTCGCCTTCGAGCCGGGCCATGGCCCGCTCGGCAGGGTGATCACCCACCTGGCGCGCCCCAACCCGCTGTGGCCCGCGCTCGAAGCCGATCCCGAAGTGCTGCTCAGCGTGGTGGACGACTACGTATACGTGCCGGGCCCCTGGCAGGCGCCCCCGGACACCCCGCCCGAGCACGGCGTACCGACCAGCTTCTACGCCGCCGTCCAACTCCGCTGTACCGCCCGCGTCGTGGACGACCCGGAGGAGAAGGCCGAGCTCCTCAACCGCCAGGTCGCCCACTTCCAGCCGGAGGGCGGCTCGGCCCCGGCCGCGGTGGGCGAGGCACCGTTCGGCCGCATGCTCTCCGGGATCCGTGCCCTGTGCCTCGAAGTGACCGACGTACGGGCGAAGTTCAAGTACGCGAGCCACAAACCGCAGGACGTCCAGGACCGGATCGCGGCAGGCCTCGCGGACCGCGCCGGCCCCCGCGACGCAGCGGCACGCGACCACCAACTACGCCGCCGCTGA